The Streptomyces sp. NBC_00344 genome includes a window with the following:
- the nirB gene encoding nitrite reductase large subunit NirB: MSTPTIVVIGHGMVGQRFLEALAEQGVTDRASVVVLCEEPRAAYDRVQLTSYFSGRTPDDLSLVEDGFLERHGIELRLDDPAQTVDRAARTVTSRAGKVFGYDTLVLATGSYPFVPPVPGKDATGCFVYRTIEDLLAIEEYARTAKTGAVVGGGLLGLEAAGALSGLGLDTHIVEFAPRLMPVQVDEGGGAALLRTISSMGLTVHTGVGTQEVTTGQDGAVSGMALSDGSTLATDLVVFSAGVRPRDQLARDCGLAVGERGGITVDEQCRTSDPAVFAIGECALASDGRVYGLVAPGYEMAETAAVTIAGDSRSFSGADLSTKLKLLGVDVASFGDAHGHAEGSLDVVYSDSRSGVYKKLVVSPEGALLGGILVGDADAYAMLRPLTGSVPPIAPEQLIAPAGSAVTLGPSSLPDDAVICNCHNVTKAAITACSALPEVKKCTKAGTGCGSCVKLIGQLLPETGDKGLCGCFPHTRSELYEIARTLRINSFAELLDSHGRESARGGEGCEVCRPTVGSILASLAPGIEASGYILDGEQAALQDTNDHFLANLQKNGSYSIVPRIPGGEVTPEKLIVIGEVARDFGLYTKITGGQRIDLFGARVEQLPLIWTRLVDAGFESGHAYGKALRTVKSCVGQTWCRYGVQDSVKMAIDLELRYRGLRAPHKLKSAVSGCARECAEAQSKDFGVIATANGWNLYVGGNGGATPRHADLLAQDLSDAELVRLIDRFLMFYIRTADRLERTAGWLERLDGGLDHLRDVVVHDSLGLCGELEALMAAHVANYRDEWAETINDPERLRRFVSFVNAPDAPDPTVAFVPERDQIKPDLMILTLDALEGTIAR; encoded by the coding sequence ATGTCCACTCCCACGATCGTGGTCATCGGCCACGGGATGGTCGGCCAGCGTTTCCTCGAGGCACTCGCCGAGCAGGGCGTCACCGACAGGGCGAGCGTGGTGGTGCTCTGCGAGGAACCCCGCGCCGCCTACGACCGGGTCCAGCTGACCTCGTACTTCTCCGGCCGTACGCCGGACGACCTCTCGCTGGTCGAGGACGGCTTCCTGGAGCGCCACGGCATCGAGCTGCGCCTCGACGACCCGGCGCAGACCGTGGACCGCGCCGCACGCACGGTCACCTCACGGGCGGGGAAGGTCTTCGGCTACGACACGCTGGTGCTGGCCACCGGCTCGTACCCCTTCGTGCCGCCGGTGCCCGGCAAGGACGCGACGGGCTGCTTCGTGTACCGCACCATCGAGGACCTGCTCGCGATAGAGGAGTACGCGAGGACCGCGAAGACCGGCGCGGTCGTCGGCGGCGGCCTGCTCGGCCTCGAGGCGGCAGGCGCGCTCAGCGGGCTCGGACTCGACACCCACATCGTGGAGTTCGCACCGCGGCTGATGCCGGTGCAGGTCGACGAGGGCGGCGGCGCCGCGCTGCTGCGCACCATCAGCTCGATGGGTCTGACCGTGCACACCGGTGTCGGCACCCAGGAGGTGACCACCGGTCAGGACGGCGCGGTCAGCGGCATGGCGCTGTCGGACGGTTCCACCCTCGCCACCGACCTGGTGGTCTTCTCCGCCGGGGTCCGTCCGCGCGACCAGCTGGCCCGCGACTGCGGTCTCGCGGTGGGCGAGCGCGGCGGCATCACGGTCGACGAACAGTGCAGGACATCGGACCCGGCGGTCTTCGCGATCGGCGAGTGCGCGCTGGCATCGGACGGCCGGGTCTACGGTCTGGTGGCGCCCGGCTACGAGATGGCCGAGACGGCGGCGGTCACCATCGCAGGTGACTCCAGGTCCTTCTCGGGCGCGGACCTCTCCACCAAGCTGAAGCTGCTCGGCGTGGACGTGGCGTCCTTCGGGGACGCCCACGGTCACGCCGAAGGATCCCTCGACGTCGTCTACTCCGACTCCCGCTCGGGGGTCTACAAGAAGCTGGTGGTCTCCCCCGAGGGCGCCCTGCTCGGCGGCATCCTGGTGGGGGACGCGGACGCCTACGCGATGCTGCGCCCGCTGACCGGTTCGGTACCGCCCATCGCTCCCGAGCAGCTGATCGCGCCCGCCGGCTCCGCCGTCACCCTGGGCCCCTCATCGCTGCCCGACGATGCGGTGATCTGCAACTGCCACAACGTCACCAAGGCCGCCATCACCGCCTGCTCGGCACTCCCCGAGGTCAAGAAGTGCACCAAGGCCGGTACGGGCTGCGGCAGCTGCGTCAAGCTGATCGGCCAGCTGCTGCCGGAGACCGGCGACAAGGGGCTCTGCGGCTGCTTCCCGCACACCCGCAGCGAGCTGTACGAGATCGCCCGCACCCTGCGGATCAACTCGTTCGCCGAACTGCTCGACAGTCACGGCCGCGAGAGCGCACGCGGCGGGGAGGGCTGCGAGGTCTGCAGGCCGACCGTCGGTTCCATCCTGGCGAGCCTGGCCCCGGGCATCGAGGCCAGCGGATACATCCTGGACGGTGAGCAGGCAGCGCTCCAGGACACCAACGACCACTTCCTGGCGAACCTGCAGAAGAACGGTTCCTATTCGATCGTGCCGCGCATTCCCGGTGGCGAGGTCACCCCGGAGAAGCTGATCGTGATCGGTGAAGTGGCACGGGACTTCGGCCTCTACACGAAGATCACCGGAGGCCAGCGCATCGACCTCTTCGGTGCCAGGGTCGAGCAGCTTCCCCTCATCTGGACGCGCCTGGTGGACGCCGGCTTCGAGTCGGGACACGCCTACGGGAAGGCGCTGCGCACCGTGAAGTCCTGTGTGGGGCAGACCTGGTGCCGCTACGGCGTGCAGGACTCGGTGAAGATGGCGATCGACCTGGAGCTGCGCTACCGCGGCCTGCGGGCCCCGCACAAGCTGAAGTCGGCGGTCTCCGGATGTGCCCGCGAGTGCGCCGAGGCCCAGTCGAAGGACTTCGGTGTGATCGCCACCGCCAACGGCTGGAACCTCTACGTCGGCGGGAACGGCGGCGCGACCCCGCGCCACGCGGACCTGCTCGCCCAGGATCTGTCCGATGCCGAACTGGTGCGCCTGATCGACCGGTTCCTGATGTTCTACATCCGTACGGCGGACCGGCTGGAACGCACCGCGGGCTGGCTGGAGCGCCTCGACGGCGGCCTCGACCACCTGCGGGACGTCGTCGTGCACGACTCGCTCGGACTCTGCGGCGAGCTGGAGGCGCTCATGGCGGCGCACGTCGCCAACTACCGCGACGAATGGGCGGAGACCATCAACGACCCGGAGCGGCTGCGCCGCTTCGTCTCGTTCGTCAACGCCCCCGACGCCCCGGACCCGACCGTCGCCTTCGTCCCGGAGCGCGACCAGATCAAGCCCGACCTGATGATTCTCACCCTGGACGCCCTGGAAGGGACGATCGCGCGATGA
- a CDS encoding NAD(P)/FAD-dependent oxidoreductase yields MGKDIVVIGGGTAGSRLAGQLAGSGSAVTVLGEETHAPYNRVLLADVLAGRYGPEVISLPATEVRRGVRAVRIDRADRVVQCDDGSAVPYGTLVLATGSNPVLPPLRGLGDELPDGVHPFRTMDDCLALAAAVTGGTRAVVIGGGLLGVSAARALAERGAQVVLAQQGEHLMERHLDLAASDLLRGHLESLGVEVHTECRVRGLRGTDVQLADGYVLGSDLTVLACGVRPRTGLAGAAGLEVRRGIVVDDELRTSDPDIHAVGDCAEHRGRIYGLAGPAVEQADALAALLTGRAAAYTGTRALTRLTLPGVGPLDLAAFGETTPLPGDDVVRLADATRGSYRKVVLRGDRLVGGVLLGDLTAVDELARTWEGDEPLPSTPLFHLLGGS; encoded by the coding sequence ATGGGCAAGGACATCGTGGTGATCGGCGGCGGCACGGCCGGCTCCCGGCTGGCCGGACAGCTGGCGGGCTCGGGCTCGGCCGTCACGGTGCTCGGCGAGGAGACGCACGCTCCGTACAACCGGGTGCTGCTCGCCGATGTCCTCGCGGGCCGTTACGGGCCCGAGGTCATCTCCCTCCCCGCTACCGAGGTACGGCGCGGGGTGCGGGCGGTCAGGATCGACCGTGCCGACCGGGTCGTGCAGTGCGACGACGGCAGCGCGGTCCCCTACGGCACCCTGGTCCTGGCCACCGGATCGAATCCGGTCCTGCCGCCGCTGCGCGGGCTCGGTGACGAGCTGCCCGACGGTGTCCACCCGTTCCGCACCATGGACGACTGCCTGGCGCTCGCCGCCGCCGTCACCGGGGGCACCCGCGCCGTCGTCATCGGTGGCGGGCTGCTCGGTGTCTCGGCCGCCAGGGCGCTTGCCGAGCGCGGCGCCCAGGTGGTGCTGGCCCAGCAGGGCGAGCATCTGATGGAGCGCCACCTCGACCTCGCTGCGAGCGATCTGCTGCGCGGACATCTGGAGTCACTGGGCGTCGAGGTGCACACGGAGTGCCGGGTACGCGGTCTGCGCGGCACCGATGTCCAGCTCGCCGACGGCTATGTGCTCGGTTCCGATCTGACCGTGCTGGCCTGCGGAGTACGCCCGAGGACCGGCCTCGCCGGGGCCGCCGGTCTCGAGGTGCGCCGGGGGATCGTCGTGGACGACGAACTGCGGACGTCCGATCCGGACATCCACGCCGTCGGCGACTGCGCCGAGCACCGGGGCCGGATCTACGGCCTGGCAGGCCCGGCCGTGGAGCAGGCCGACGCGCTCGCCGCGCTGCTGACCGGCAGGGCCGCCGCCTACACCGGCACCCGCGCCCTGACCCGGCTCACGCTGCCCGGCGTGGGCCCCCTCGATCTCGCCGCCTTCGGCGAGACCACCCCGCTCCCCGGCGACGACGTGGTGCGTCTCGCCGATGCCACCCGGGGCTCCTACCGCAAGGTCGTCCTCCGCGGCGACCGCCTCGTGGGTGGCGTACTTCTCGGCGATCTCACCGCTGTCGATGAGCTCGCCCGCACCTGGGAGGGCGACGAACCGCTCCCCTCCACCCCGCTGTTCCATCTGCTTGGAGGCTCCTGA
- a CDS encoding sensor histidine kinase: protein MRRRLCALLYAVLALPIALLGMVLVLAGLLAGGVLSVTPLGLWLIALTARGALGAGHLQRKLCSSLLGIRIDPPAGREERGVFGWRRSVLGDRAAWRAVGCALAAPLTAVPPLAAAVCGYVYGLLFLLHPLIKRWNYWTVREPDGSVRHVSLEIANVQLDSWPRWLIVVAAGILLLLLAPWLVRCALVPHGLLLRSLLGPDAAGQRIRTLEETRTQAVDDAAATLRRIERDLHDGTQARLVGLGMHLTVIAELVEAGAGRDQLLATVEMARTNAKQAVADLRVLVKGIHPPVLDQGLDTALATLAADSALPVTVTADIAERPSPALESIAYFCTAELLANAVKHSRAPEVRVAVRGAEGALRLSVRDDGCGGAVVGAGSGLTGLRARVRTVDGTLTCESPVGGPTVVTVTLPYR, encoded by the coding sequence ATGCGACGACGTCTGTGTGCCCTCCTCTACGCGGTCCTGGCCCTGCCCATCGCCCTGCTGGGCATGGTGCTGGTCCTCGCGGGGCTGCTGGCCGGCGGAGTCCTCTCGGTCACCCCGCTCGGACTGTGGCTCATCGCGCTGACGGCGCGTGGGGCACTTGGTGCCGGACACCTGCAACGAAAGCTGTGCAGCAGCCTGTTGGGCATACGGATCGACCCGCCGGCGGGTCGCGAGGAGCGGGGCGTGTTCGGCTGGCGGCGGTCCGTGCTCGGGGACCGGGCCGCCTGGCGGGCGGTGGGCTGTGCGCTGGCGGCGCCGCTGACCGCCGTACCGCCGCTGGCCGCCGCGGTGTGCGGGTACGTCTACGGCCTGTTGTTCCTCCTGCACCCGCTGATCAAGCGGTGGAACTACTGGACGGTCCGCGAGCCCGACGGCTCGGTGCGCCATGTTTCGCTGGAGATCGCGAACGTCCAGCTCGACTCCTGGCCGAGGTGGCTGATCGTCGTGGCGGCCGGCATCCTGCTGCTGCTCCTCGCACCGTGGCTGGTGCGCTGCGCACTCGTCCCGCACGGTCTCCTGCTGCGTTCCCTGCTCGGCCCGGACGCCGCGGGTCAGCGCATCCGCACCCTGGAGGAGACCCGCACCCAGGCCGTCGACGACGCCGCCGCGACGCTGCGCCGTATCGAACGCGATCTGCACGACGGCACCCAGGCACGGCTGGTCGGCCTCGGCATGCACCTCACCGTGATCGCCGAACTCGTCGAGGCCGGAGCCGGCCGGGACCAGCTGCTCGCCACCGTCGAAATGGCCCGCACCAACGCCAAGCAGGCGGTGGCCGACCTGCGCGTCCTGGTCAAGGGCATCCATCCGCCGGTACTGGACCAGGGCCTGGACACCGCACTCGCGACCCTCGCGGCGGACAGCGCCCTGCCGGTGACCGTCACCGCCGACATCGCCGAACGGCCGTCCCCCGCCCTGGAGTCGATCGCCTACTTCTGTACGGCCGAACTCCTCGCCAACGCGGTCAAGCACAGCCGGGCTCCGGAGGTCCGGGTGGCGGTACGCGGCGCGGAGGGCGCTCTGCGGCTCTCCGTACGCGACGACGGGTGCGGAGGAGCGGTAGTCGGTGCGGGCAGCGGACTGACCGGGCTGCGGGCCCGGGTCCGTACCGTGGACGGCACACTGACCTGCGAAAGCCCCGTCGGAGGACCTACGGTGGTGACCGTCACCCTCCCGTACCGATGA
- a CDS encoding response regulator transcription factor, which produces MRVVIAEDSAILRDGLVQLLSLRGVEVAAAVGDAEALLAAVGEHRPDAAVVDIRLPPGHTDEGLRAAVAIRRSSPGVGVLIFSQYVETKYAAQLLGDGVGGVGYLLKERVVDIGEFVDALHRVAAGGTALDPEVVAQLFGAGRRTSALDALTPREREVLGLMAQGHTNHTIAASFVVSERAVEKHISNIFTKLDLPPSETGHRRVLAVLRYLEDAGA; this is translated from the coding sequence ATGCGCGTCGTCATTGCCGAGGACTCAGCGATCCTGCGTGACGGCCTCGTCCAACTCCTCAGCCTGCGCGGGGTGGAGGTGGCAGCAGCGGTCGGGGACGCGGAGGCGCTGCTCGCCGCGGTCGGGGAACACCGCCCGGACGCCGCCGTGGTCGACATCCGGCTGCCGCCCGGACACACGGACGAGGGACTCCGCGCCGCGGTCGCCATCCGCAGGTCCTCGCCCGGCGTCGGCGTGCTGATCTTCTCCCAGTACGTGGAGACGAAGTACGCGGCGCAGCTGCTCGGAGACGGCGTCGGCGGAGTCGGCTACTTGCTGAAGGAACGGGTCGTGGACATCGGGGAGTTCGTCGACGCCCTGCACCGGGTGGCGGCCGGCGGCACCGCACTCGACCCGGAGGTCGTCGCCCAGCTCTTCGGCGCCGGCCGCCGTACCTCCGCGCTGGACGCACTGACCCCGCGGGAGCGGGAGGTGCTGGGTCTGATGGCGCAGGGGCACACGAACCACACCATTGCCGCGTCCTTCGTCGTCTCCGAGCGCGCTGTGGAGAAACACATCTCGAACATCTTCACCAAACTGGACCTGCCGCCGTCGGAGACGGGCCACCGCAGGGTGCTGGCGGTGCTCCGGTATCTGGAGGACGCGGGGGCCTGA
- a CDS encoding molybdopterin oxidoreductase family protein produces the protein MSTGISATTATHCPYCALQCGMNLRPGAGGLEVVERPDFPVNRGALCGKGRTAPAVLSPAVRLTEPLVRRTATGRLEPAGWDEALGRIAEGLRRTRTEHGADAVGVFGGGGLTNEKAYALGKFARVVLGTSQIDYNGRFCMSSAAAAHQKAFGLDRGLPFPLEDIPRTGCVILVGSNLAETMPPALRYLTELRENGGLLIVVDPRRTRTAEQADLHLAPRPGTDLALALGMLHVLIAEGRTDDDFIAARTTGWQDARAAAMAHWPEMVERITGVPLPRLREAARMFSEAESAMVLTARGPEQQSKGTDTVGAWINLCLAAGKAGRPLSGYGCLTGQGNGQGGREHGQKADQLPGYRKLTDPAARRHVAGVWGVDPDTLPGPGRSAYELLDALGGDVKSLLLMGSNPVVSAPHAAHVEGRLRALDFLAVADVVLSETAALADVVLPVAQWAEETGTTTNLEGRVLLRRAALPVPAGVRSDLQVLHGLAGLLGHKKGFSAAPEEVFDELRRASAGGGADYSGISYARISAEDGVFWPCPGERHPGTPRLFLDRFATHDGRARFAAVSHRPAAEEPDADFPLFLTTGRVVSQYQSGAQTRRVAELNAAAPGPFVELHPRLADRIGAVNGEPLTVTSRRGQAVAPARITDTIRPDTVFMPFHWPGAGRANTLTNPALDPVSRMPEFKVCAVRVEREPDAPHTP, from the coding sequence ATGTCCACAGGCATCTCCGCGACCACGGCGACCCACTGCCCGTACTGCGCCCTGCAGTGCGGGATGAACCTGCGGCCGGGGGCCGGCGGCCTCGAGGTGGTGGAGCGCCCGGACTTCCCGGTGAACCGGGGGGCGCTGTGCGGCAAGGGGCGTACGGCTCCCGCCGTGCTCTCGCCCGCGGTGCGGCTGACCGAGCCGCTGGTACGCCGCACGGCCACCGGCAGGCTCGAACCGGCCGGCTGGGACGAGGCGCTGGGGAGGATCGCCGAGGGGCTGCGGCGCACCCGGACCGAGCACGGCGCGGATGCCGTCGGGGTCTTCGGCGGCGGCGGGCTCACCAATGAGAAGGCCTACGCCCTGGGCAAGTTCGCCCGGGTCGTCCTGGGCACATCGCAGATCGACTACAACGGCCGCTTCTGCATGTCGTCCGCGGCCGCCGCCCACCAGAAGGCGTTCGGGCTCGACCGCGGTCTGCCGTTCCCGCTGGAGGACATCCCTCGCACCGGCTGCGTGATCCTGGTCGGCTCCAACCTCGCCGAGACCATGCCGCCCGCGCTGCGGTACCTCACGGAGCTGCGGGAGAACGGCGGCCTGCTCATCGTCGTCGACCCGCGCCGCACCCGTACCGCCGAGCAGGCAGATCTGCACCTGGCCCCCCGGCCGGGCACCGATCTGGCGCTCGCGCTGGGCATGCTGCACGTGCTGATCGCCGAGGGCCGCACCGACGACGACTTCATCGCGGCGCGGACCACCGGCTGGCAGGACGCGCGGGCAGCGGCGATGGCGCACTGGCCCGAGATGGTGGAGCGGATCACCGGTGTTCCACTCCCCCGGCTCCGGGAGGCCGCGCGGATGTTCAGCGAGGCGGAGTCCGCGATGGTCCTCACCGCGCGCGGCCCCGAGCAGCAGTCCAAGGGCACCGATACCGTCGGCGCCTGGATCAACCTGTGCCTCGCCGCCGGAAAGGCGGGCAGGCCGCTGTCCGGGTACGGCTGTCTCACCGGACAGGGAAACGGCCAGGGTGGCCGCGAACACGGCCAGAAGGCAGACCAGTTGCCCGGTTACCGCAAGCTCACCGACCCGGCGGCGCGACGTCATGTCGCCGGGGTGTGGGGCGTCGATCCGGACACTCTGCCGGGGCCGGGGCGCAGCGCGTACGAACTGCTCGACGCACTGGGCGGAGACGTGAAGTCCCTGCTCCTCATGGGGTCCAACCCGGTTGTCTCCGCGCCGCACGCCGCCCATGTCGAGGGCCGGCTGCGGGCATTGGACTTCCTCGCGGTGGCGGACGTGGTGCTCTCCGAGACGGCGGCGCTCGCCGATGTCGTTCTGCCGGTGGCGCAGTGGGCCGAGGAGACGGGGACGACCACGAATCTGGAGGGCAGGGTGCTGCTGCGCCGCGCCGCGCTCCCGGTGCCGGCGGGGGTCCGCAGCGATCTTCAGGTGCTGCACGGCCTGGCCGGGCTGCTCGGCCACAAGAAGGGGTTCTCCGCCGCGCCCGAGGAGGTGTTCGACGAGCTGAGGCGTGCCTCGGCCGGCGGGGGCGCCGACTACTCGGGGATCAGCTACGCCCGCATCTCCGCTGAGGACGGCGTCTTCTGGCCGTGTCCCGGCGAGCGGCACCCCGGCACGCCCCGGCTCTTCCTCGACCGGTTCGCCACCCACGACGGCCGCGCACGGTTCGCCGCGGTATCGCACCGGCCGGCCGCCGAGGAGCCGGACGCGGACTTCCCGTTGTTCCTGACCACGGGGCGGGTGGTGTCCCAGTACCAGTCGGGCGCCCAGACCCGGCGGGTGGCCGAACTCAACGCGGCGGCGCCCGGCCCCTTCGTGGAGCTGCATCCGCGGCTGGCGGACCGTATCGGCGCGGTGAACGGCGAGCCGCTGACCGTGACGTCCCGCCGCGGACAGGCCGTGGCACCGGCCCGGATCACCGACACGATCCGCCCCGACACCGTCTTCATGCCCTTCCACTGGCCGGGCGCGGGCCGCGCCAACACCCTCACCAATCCGGCGCTCGACCCGGTTTCCCGGATGCCCGAGTTCAAGGTGTGCGCGGTACGGGTGGAGCGGGAGCCGGACGCACCGCACACCCCGTAG
- a CDS encoding SanA/YdcF family protein, producing MRRPQLPRTRRGKRLAVQAVVLGCVLALAPATWVFAVAGSRVRTAADVPAADVAVVFGAGLREGRPSPYLAHRLDAAAALYRAGKVRVVLVTGDNSRKDYDEPDAMRAYLVRQGVPGRQVVGDYAGFDTWDSCVRARKIFGVDRAVLVSQGFHIRRAVALCRAAGIDAYGVGVSDVHNVTWYYGGAREVFAAGKAALDAAFKPDPQFLGPHEQSVARALKR from the coding sequence ATGCGCAGGCCACAGCTGCCGAGAACGCGACGCGGGAAACGACTGGCCGTCCAGGCGGTCGTGCTGGGGTGTGTGCTGGCGCTCGCGCCGGCCACCTGGGTGTTCGCGGTCGCCGGCAGCCGGGTGCGGACGGCGGCCGATGTGCCGGCGGCCGATGTCGCCGTCGTGTTCGGCGCCGGGCTCCGGGAGGGCCGGCCATCGCCGTACCTCGCGCACCGGCTGGACGCGGCCGCCGCGCTGTACCGGGCGGGCAAGGTCCGGGTGGTACTCGTCACCGGGGACAACAGCCGCAAGGACTACGACGAACCGGATGCGATGCGGGCCTATCTGGTCCGGCAGGGTGTGCCGGGCCGGCAGGTCGTCGGTGACTACGCGGGATTCGACACCTGGGACTCCTGTGTCAGGGCCAGAAAGATCTTCGGGGTCGACCGTGCGGTGCTGGTGAGCCAGGGATTCCACATCCGGCGGGCGGTTGCCCTCTGCCGGGCCGCGGGCATCGACGCGTACGGCGTGGGGGTCAGCGATGTGCACAACGTGACCTGGTACTACGGCGGAGCACGTGAGGTCTTCGCGGCGGGGAAGGCCGCGCTGGACGCCGCGTTCAAGCCCGATCCGCAGTTCCTCGGCCCGCACGAGCAGAGCGTCGCCCGCGCCCTGAAGCGGTGA
- a CDS encoding dihydrofolate reductase family protein produces MSKVIANMTMSLDGFVSHPTDGVDHLFQWYASGDVPVRTADPKMTFRLSAASAERMNRAFEGIGVLLYGRRTFDESGGWIGGHPMGKPVIVVTHSIPDGWPRADTPVTFVTDGLESAMAQAKATAGDKAVAVGSADLTQQCLNLGLLDELQIDLVPLLLGDGIRFLDHISKTPLVLQEPSVIEGRGVTHLSYRVR; encoded by the coding sequence ATGTCGAAGGTGATCGCCAATATGACCATGTCGCTCGACGGGTTCGTCTCGCACCCCACCGACGGCGTCGACCACCTCTTCCAGTGGTACGCGAGCGGGGACGTCCCCGTCCGCACCGCGGATCCGAAGATGACGTTCCGGTTGTCCGCCGCGAGTGCCGAGCGCATGAACCGGGCGTTCGAGGGGATCGGGGTGCTGTTGTACGGGCGGCGCACGTTCGACGAGTCGGGCGGCTGGATCGGCGGCCACCCCATGGGCAAACCGGTCATCGTCGTCACGCACAGCATTCCGGACGGCTGGCCGCGCGCCGACACACCGGTCACCTTCGTCACCGACGGGCTCGAGAGCGCGATGGCGCAGGCCAAGGCGACCGCCGGCGACAAGGCTGTCGCCGTCGGCAGCGCCGACCTCACCCAGCAGTGCCTGAATCTGGGGCTGCTCGACGAACTGCAGATCGACCTGGTGCCGCTGCTGCTCGGCGACGGAATCCGCTTCCTCGACCACATCAGCAAGACCCCTCTGGTGTTGCAGGAGCCGTCGGTGATCGAGGGGAGAGGAGTGACACATCTGTCGTACCGCGTGCGTTGA
- a CDS encoding sirohydrochlorin chelatase: MNRTSVHAPAPALVAVAHGSRDPRALRTVRTLMERVRELRPGLSVHLGHIELNEPLLPAALAGLTDESGGGRGSSPVRAAVLVPLLLSRGHHVSHDIPRAAATAPDLHTRFADPLGPHPLVVEALYARLVEAGWRPADHGSRSAGVVLAAAGSRDPASASDVRRTAGMLSERLGGVPVVPAYASTRSPAVPDAVRALAARGRHRVAVASYFTAPGRFATQSAGAAPWIAAAPLGAHPAVARLLLHRYDRALHSPVATRQRRLAAA, encoded by the coding sequence ATGAACCGGACGTCCGTGCACGCCCCAGCCCCCGCCCTCGTCGCCGTGGCGCACGGCAGCCGTGACCCGCGGGCCCTGCGCACCGTACGGACGCTCATGGAACGGGTACGGGAACTGCGCCCAGGGCTCTCCGTGCACCTGGGCCACATCGAACTGAACGAACCCCTGCTGCCCGCCGCACTCGCCGGCCTGACGGACGAAAGCGGCGGCGGGCGGGGGAGCAGCCCGGTACGCGCCGCCGTCCTGGTCCCGCTGCTGCTCAGCCGTGGCCATCACGTCAGCCACGACATCCCCCGGGCCGCCGCCACCGCCCCGGACCTGCACACCCGCTTCGCCGATCCGCTGGGGCCGCACCCCTTGGTGGTCGAGGCGCTGTACGCACGGCTCGTCGAAGCGGGCTGGCGCCCCGCGGACCACGGGTCCCGGTCCGCCGGGGTGGTACTCGCCGCGGCCGGCTCGCGTGACCCGGCGTCGGCCTCCGACGTCCGCCGCACGGCCGGGATGCTGAGCGAGCGGCTCGGGGGAGTGCCGGTCGTACCGGCGTACGCCTCCACCAGGTCACCCGCGGTGCCCGACGCTGTGCGGGCGCTCGCCGCCCGCGGCCGGCACCGGGTGGCCGTCGCCTCGTACTTCACCGCCCCCGGCCGTTTCGCCACCCAGAGCGCCGGGGCGGCGCCCTGGATCGCCGCCGCCCCGCTCGGCGCGCACCCCGCCGTCGCCCGTCTGCTGCTGCACCGTTACGACCGGGCGCTGCACAGCCCGGTGGCCACGCGGCAGCGTCGCCTGGCCGCTGCCTGA